Part of the Capsicum annuum cultivar UCD-10X-F1 chromosome 12, UCD10Xv1.1, whole genome shotgun sequence genome is shown below.
GGAAATAAAACAAGCGATGAGGAAGATTGAGAGAATCTAGATTAGCTAGTTTGTTTTTTTATTACCACTAGTTAGTGTATTGTATTTTGTTGGTTATATTTATTGAGATTACTTATTTGTACTAGTTATCTTTTTAGCCTAAACTCTGTTTACTGGTGTACATGCTTCTTTCTCTGTTTGTTACTTGAATATCTGAGGAAGTTCCTTCTTTCTCTATTTGTTACTTGAATATCTGAGGAAGTTTCACTTACTGGTGTACATGTTTCTTTCTCTGTTTCTCTGTTTATTGCTTTCTCTGCTTTCATGCGTCTGTTAGTTACAATTTTGATTAATGTTCTCTATAGTTTTTAGTACCAGATTGTTGTTGTATACTAGCTGTTGGTTATAGAGTTATTTATTGCAGgtaaataaaagcaaaaaatgGGTATACAGGTGATAATCATTCTTTAAATACCagatttttgcttttatttttttctgaacCTTACAATAGTAGCTTTTAATCCATTTGCTGAATTAGAACTACCtgtttaaagaaataaaatatgttCTAATCATTTGCTGGATTATATCCATAGAAAAACAGTGTGCTTGTGTGGTATTTGGATAATTTTGTTGGCTGCATTTGCATTAAACTATAAGGATGCAGGGATGTATCATTATTGCCCAACCATCATCAGTTGTTATGATAATACACaaccaaatctaaaataatttcGTTATTTCAATATGTGGGAAGAAAAGAAGGGCTGCCAATAAAATGTTTCAGCGAGTGGGTAAACGACAAAGGTTGAATAAAGATTACAGTCACAAACTATAGTCCAATCTGATCCAAACTATATCTATGTCTTCTCTGGGTATGCACCTCTTAGTATTCAAATAATTTGTGATTTTCTATGAATCTGGCTGCTTTAATGATTTTGACAAGATTCCTTGTGATTCACTGGAATAAGATACTTCTATTCTATGTAATTCTAGAGTTGGGCTTCATTACATTGAGAAGCAGTCATAGAATTAAGTCCTTGCAAGAAAAGTTcattaatttctcttttttctgtTAGAAATCTTACCACTGTTTCATTAATTAATTTCCTTCCTCCACTGTCCACCATCATGTGGGTGGCTAACTCCACTATCTCAGCAAATATTATTTGGAACATAGTGCGAAAAATCTTAATCTCAGTCCACTATTTATGACATctgtataattttatatttaagcgccctattgaagaaatattgaagttGCTGCCAGGTTTACATTCAGATACTAAGAGGGTAAACTTTTAGATTTCTGTTTATATTTTGTTCTTCACATGGATTATTCCTTTATTTGATCATCTTATTAAGGGACACAACTCTTAATCTGTTGTTTTGGCTTGTTTCTCTGCAGGGTGGATTTTCCAGAAGTCCATTACTGGACTCATTAGACGAATCTTTGCTTTGCTCGGACAAGTACGTATCGAAAGTGTATCCACTAACTGACCTGTAACATTCCCTGGCCTATAAAATACTGTCTAACAGaaattaaatgtattttttaggTACATGTCATTATTACTTAAATCAGAAAGGCCACTAAATGGAGAAAAGTAAGTTTGGTTATTGAACTTAAAGTGATATTGATAAGACTATAGTATGAATGATTTTTCTAATTGGATCAGATTGAACCAAGTCCCCACCTTATCACTCTTCTAAAACAAAAAAGTTATATAAATTAGCAAAAAAAATGAAGCAACTTTGGGAGTTTGAGAGTTCACGATGTCCAATATTACTACTTGTTCAAGTACAAGTTGTTGTACATGTAATTACCTTTTAATTACTTGGATGTAAGTTTCTGAAAAGTTATATTTATAGGATGCTAGCATTACTGGTAGAATacaaattgatttttttatgttttaatgtaAACTTGCATGCAGATGACATCCAGTAGTAGCGGTGATCGGCCTCATCCTGATAAAAATTCGAATTCAATTGCTAAAAATAAATCTAGGACTCCTATAAAGCCTGATGATATTCCTGGTCGACTTTCTTCACAGCCACAGATGCACACCTCTTCATCAGGGAGGTCTTATATCTCATTTGGCACTGGTAATCCTGTAGATTATCATGGTCCTAGAAAGCAGTGACAGGTGTGCACTTCTTACGCTCTATATACTTTTAGGCCTCCTACAGATATAGGAACTTTGGGATTATCATCTGGTACTACATCCCCTCGCGGTTCATCCCCCCACCTCTCAGGATTGCGGCTGAGAGATAACTCTGACTCTGATGTCCAAACATCTACTCCCCCAGTTAACGATTCTTGGGTACTCCCAGGGGTAGCATCCTCATCTAGATCTGCACCTCCACCTCCACCTCCACCTCCACTTGTAGCAGATAAAACTGATGCACATTTGATTGGTCTTATTCCTGGAGATAAGGACATGCTTGGTAGAGTCTTCATCGAGCCTGATGGATCTAcgtaagtttattttttaattcataagtttatttttcattaataaaatattcatgcatacatatttattttgttacGTCAGTACTGTCACGTGACATGACGTATAACTTTGTAGTAAATGTTGTCTAGGGATTTTTTTGATGTACTAGATCGATTTTGTAGACAGTTAAATTAGAGGAGGATTTGTTCActagacaaaaacaacaacaataatataagtgctaagtgctttacataattattttgttcttttacAGGTGGCATCCCGCATCAAAAGAAGTTAATAAGGCAGTGAGAGAGAGCGTTATGAGGCTTTTTTCACAACCTTGGTACAGTTGGTCGGAGATTCCAGAAGACCATAGACAAGCTATGTTTGAAGAGTTCAAGGTATACTAGATTTAATCATTATTTGGTTAACTTTAATAGTAatgtatatttctatatgcttgtgtgtgtgtgtatatatatatatcatataacaCTACTCACTTGATTTTCAGACAATGTGTACTTGGTTGAAAAAACATAATAGAGTTATATCCACTATTTTTGAGAGGAATGCTGGTGCAAAGCTACGCAATTGGCTTGAACGTGTTAGATGTACAGGCAATGTTGCACAATGGCTTCTCAAAACCGTATATGATGACTTGTGTATTTATTGTGAATCTTTTGAATATAAGGCAATCTCTGAGCAAAATAGTAAAGCTAGAGCCAGTCTAAAAGGTGGCTCATTGCACACCGGAGGTGCAAAGAGTGTTGGGGTCATAGTTCTAGAAATGGTATGTAGTAACCTTAggttttactttatgtttttatataaagTTCATTAAATAATACTTGATTGTgcttatttacttttttgtttgTAGGAAAAGGACTTGGGTCGTGAACCGACTCGACTTGAGGTCTTCAGATGAACACATCTgctgaaaaaaatgaatgagttaGAACCGGATGTGTGGGTTAAGCCCAGGGCTAAAAATGCCAATGTAAgacttctttttatattttactcTGTTATACCTTTATATTTAATTCGCTATATCATTCTCCTGTTGGCTACCTTTTGTTATCGACTAGCAAGTAACCCGTATAGTTCTTAAGGTTCCAAGGATTTGGTTTTTGGTCACATGGGTATTTATTCAGTGGTGATTCAATATGCACTTTTATTCCTCTTTAAGGTGCCGAGAGATAGTCCCTTAAAGCCATAACCTTGATCGATCAAGAACTGTTGTCTTCTGGTTGAGTAGTACATTTCCTGCATTTCAACATAGCTTGTAAGTTCATACTATTAAAATTGTTGTATCCAAATGACGTATAAGAAGATATCAGATATCAATAAAAACTAGCAAATAGAAAAAGATTCTGTACCTGTTGACACAATAGAGTAAAAGAACGCTATACTCCTCTTTACCTCTTGCCATCCTATCTTGATGTTGCCCCTGTAAACACAACAATGAGCTAAACACAGTTGGATTTGGAAATATGTAATGAAATCTACGGCTTCCATTAGTTCGCGTGTTGGGTAAGAAGTTGCAATATCTATATATCAGTTCTCATACTTAACATGGTTTTCTTATAGGATATATATTTCCATAAGAGGTCAGATATTGATTACGCGTATTCTAATGGTTCTGCTTATTTGAATATTCTCATACTAATGGGTGATAAAGTCATAGATGTATTTATATCTTTaaactttctcttttttttttttccttttttgattaCTGAGAAATTCCCAAGGACTTGTAGCAAAAGGTTTGAAACCTGATAGATAATGGATCCACTCTTCTACCCTTTACTTATGGCAGGTATTTATCTATGGCATGGTCGAACCTGTGACGTACTTTAAGCTTTCTTAGAACTCGTTAGTTAGATAGAAGATACTCAGGGACCACATAGTTTCAAAGTCCATATCCAGAACCCCATTgaagaaaaaagatttttttcttttgtgccaatttatcaattcataaaaaagttcaagaatttcatgGGCTTTTCAGCAGTCATACCTCTCTCTGACAAATTGGTCATATGAGATATCTCCAGGTTTAGGGGGTTCATGATATGAGAATAATCAcagatatggacttaggagagtgcgtgttggacccgagccttggcatgtgcaattgaagtgtaaaagaggcccaaaatgcacctaaatcagcccataaattacactagataggtgcccactctttgaagggccttttggtcattttaacttatattttgtaatagctataaaagaaacattgtagggttttagacttagttgatgaatgaaattataagtcttacaagacaaagaaacacaagttctctttccttgaggcacccaaaaccaaaattaggGCTTAGAtaagtgtagaatcacttgtgtttgtatttgcttggaaacattgatgcttgggaggtggattccgatcttgtgtctttgtaagagataggtttattgttgtgtgtagtgttaagggtccaataGTTACCATTATTGagttcttaatattataccttcatgtggtctatctatctatcttttttcttttgtaatcttgtatctgttttgtatcttgtattgtgaagccatttttgttattgttgttgttcttcttctcattgttgtttcatcttgtgttgttaacttagtttgttattTGCTGCAAAGGGTGCCAAACGcctagttatattgtccttcttgtatttcattcttgaatccgagagtggtcttcaaaaggtcctcgattctttgaattagtggactatttttggagtatgtttggactgttttgagccaattttgtgtgttccttggttttcttgtatcatttagtatcaaaacatggcttgatcttgttcctacaagatcaatcttgggcttgcttgttagaaaattaaaaaaaaatattgaaaagctgaaaaattcagaaaaattacaatctgtccattgttgttgtcttggccgaaattgtgttcttgtggtgttcttggccgagatttgttctTGAGTTTAGGTCTAGGAGTATTTtacttgtcttgtgtgtttgtagTGTTACTTTTGTTCCTCACTatttttgttcctcactaacacttcGAGTCGAtccaaacttgagcttgaattgttaatattgttgttgtgaacaaagtgtggccgaatggatgttcttgttgttctagacTTGACCGAGTTGAAGGCCTTGTATTGTGATGGTGTTGTAGATCTTGAAAGGttgttgtattcttgttgttcatcacacCCTTCACCTTTTGTAAAATCGAAAACACAACATAAAGGGGACTTAGTCGGTTGTTGTTGCTATCCTTGTGGTCTTAGCCGTGAGATTGTTGACCTTGTTTTGGTGGACTTGTTGTTattgggagattgttgttggttgttcttgttgtggttgttgtgttcttgaagttcttcatcATACTCATCACCTTGTTAGTATTAAAGTGAACTTAgatcttaaaaaggtgaaaaacaaGGTGTAGTACTTATTAAGTCTTGAAAGACCTCCAACTACTAAAAGACTTTACATTATATCTCCTCCAattttccataaaacaagggtccatgtctTAAGAAaaagtacaagtctagtcaaagacttctgagtcttgaaatttgaattccaaagactagtttgtatttccctTCATTGAACTATTTTCACCaaagtaaaaaattatagaattgatcaagacttccaaatttggaaaataaaattgttgagaacCGAGGACAATCATGGACTGCCGCATCACCAATTACTATTCACTaacaaattttaagctcaaattttgatcttttagtttcattttgtgtatttagtttcgtttgttgactCCCATACTAACGTACAAGCTAGTAACCaattactagattgtgagttagtttgaaatcgtatttttttatgtgtgtttacgttcctttgtgtgtttcattcttttgagtcattgtacacACTGATTCACTTCTCAACAACTctcggagtacaagcaagcttacaacacttgtggGATTGAGTGTGAGGGATCCGAGAGACAAGAAATAAAATAGAGAGTGAGGATGTTTTTGTACAACTAAtatgttttctattttgtaggtaaCTCCTTTGCCATAATGGACACCATTTTGGCCGACCTTGATGCTATTGCCCGATAAATAGCTAAGACGAATGTGGGTCTTGACAAATTGGGCTCGGATAtatctactatacttgagaggttggataGAGTGGAGAGTCGAAAGAACTCTCATGTTTCTACTCCCAAAGCTTTACCTCAAACGATCaaccctccaagaccaccactaaatgacatagacataagccaagccaaCAAATGTCCTCAAACCCGAGACCTAAATGAGTAACTTCCCCTTCAATTCTATCAAGTCCAATAAGAGGGACTTAGAAGCCAATTTCCTCCCAgccaagctccacaaccgaagccCCCCTTACCAAATCATTCCTCTTAATCGAAACTCCACTACACCAAATTGATATATCCATGTAGAGGAGtatggtagaaatgaacatgaaggatatggagaCTACTATAAtacttgtatgatggtaggagacttatttcggatgagattgaagacaaggctcaagatggagaggaagccgaggttcaaaatgaagataatGGCCGAGACTTGTTGTTATTGAGCCCTCGGATTCTTCatgattttgtggactgttttgacttatttttgtgACTTGTTTGGGGATTGTTTTGAGTAGGTTTCCtttgaagtggccaattgaacgaGGTGAAGTCGTGAATTtatggacaaattcctctcaagatggagaggatgatacgggaataatcatggatatggacttaggagagtgcgtgttggacccgagccttggcatgtgcaattgaagtgtaaaagaggcccaaaatgaaCCCAAATCaacccataaattacactagatgggtgcccactctttgaagggccttttggtcattttaacttatattttgtaatagctataaaaggaacattgtagggttttagaCTTAGTTGATGAATGAAATCGTAAGccttacaagacaaagaaacatAAGTCCTCTTTTCTTGAGGCACCCAAAATcgaaattagggcttagacaagtgtagaatcacttgtgtttgcatttgcttggaaacattgatgcttgggaggtggattccgatcttgtgtctttgtaagagataggtttattgttgtatgtagtgttaagggtccaagagttaccattattaagttcttaatattatacctttatatggtctatctatctatcttttttcttttgtaatcttgtattcgTTTTGCCTCTTGTATTGTGAAACCgtgtttattgttgttgttgttgttctcattgttgtttcatcttgtattgttaacttagtttgttattGGCTGCAAAgggtgtcaaacacctagttatattatccttcttgtatttcattcttaaatccaagagtggtcttcaaaagggtcctcgattctttaaattagtggactatttttggagtgtgtttggactgttttgagccaattccgtgtgttccttggttttcttgtatcagTTCATCATTAGCCCTATTTGTAAGACCCAAATGAACAGGACATTACTAAGTTGATTGGTATAGAAAATGATGTTGCTAATTTAAAGCACATAACATTATCCGGAGGAGACATGTAAGATTTACAAATATCTGTCTAGGTACATTTGGACTGAGTGATATTGAAGCAACCTTGTATATTTCTTCAACTGTCTACATATCAAATGCAAAAAATGAAATGTTCTGTCTTAGGTATATAAGAGTCCAATACCAGAAAAATTGTGTTAGGTGCATATAGGCAAAAACCTAGAAAACTTACTTTTTGAAACTATAATATGTCTGTTGCTGGTGGGACGCGGCatgtatcccgtggaattagtcaagGTGCGCGTAAGCTGGCCCGAacaccacggttataaaaaaactataatatGCCTAGTTGGTTGACCTGCTTAATCCCAGTAGGTACATCACGGTAATCAATATTAAAGAGTTATGACTTCCTAGAAATGCTGGCAACATACACTAAATATTTGAAGTTATTTCCAGTTTCATGTTTAAAAACCACGGAaagtttgttttttcttttttcctcttgcACAGAAATGCTTATAGAATAGTCTGTTAGCTAAGTACAtgttcctacatatctcaggggGAATTTCAACTTAAAAATAGCTAGGAAAAAGACTAAACATCTTCTCGTTATATATATGGCGTTACAGAACACAACCACCTTGTTATTTGTATAAGGGATTTACCTGGACCATCACTTGCtagagatattttatcagttattagaataCTTTTACTTGATACTATTCTACCAAAGGTTCCTACTAGCGGATCTGCAGGGAGCTTATATGCATTGTATTTATGCTGTTGTCCAATTCCACAATCATCTTTTAGATTTATGCTTTAGTGTTTGTTTTGACTCTTAATAATGTTACTGGGAAGAACATAAAACACAACATTCTTTCATATCCTTGTCTTTTTTAAAATTCAGTAAAATTTACTAATGTGTTTTTTTTAATATACAGAATGAATTTATATGCTACTTGTCTGAATTTGGTTCAACCGAGCCTACACAGGaggaatcaaataaaatttggatCGAAAAAGTGGTGGGAGGAAAAAAAGGGGAAAAGCTATGGGTTTGGTTCTCAAAATGAGTTACGACGTCTTCGTGCTGGATGGGTTGGTATTGGTTCCTCGCGCCAGGTTGAGGCGATTGACGGTGTTCAGCTTGTTGCTTTGTCGCAGCAGATTACAGATCTTTCACGGGCCTTCGCACAGTCCGTTGCTCAAAATGAAGTCATGAGCAAAACTGTCGAGGAACTCAAGAAGCAAGTTGTTAGCATGAGTCACCATCGTCACCGTTCTCCATCTCCCGATTCAAGTagcaaagaagaaacagaaagtgATGAGTTTGTTGACCCTACTCCTTAGTGTTAGTTGGATTTGCTTCTAGACTTTTTTTAGACATTAATGTTTGAACTTAACTTTTAACTTTGAATTAAAAAGCTTAAAGACTTAAGtgttttgaatgtttttgaaTTACCTGTTAAGTGTTTTTGAATATTGAATTAGTGTTTTGGATGTTGTTGAAGCGTTGATGATTTGAATTACTTAAATGTTTTGATGATGTAGTACTTTGTATGATTAGTAATGTCTGTTGCATAACGTATATATTAAACTGTATTTATTTGGGAGGTGGGATGTAGAAAATACAAATATTTGTattccaaaaaaatacaaaaaagcgAAGGACAGGGTATCTTTTGGCCGTCgctttttttaaatatatttctagAAATACGACGCTTTGCATCGCTTTTTAAAtcggtaattttttttaaagattaacGACGATGACCGTCgctttttatttattatggaGAACAAAAAAGTGACGACCAACGTcgcttttaagaaaaatatattttatttttctcaaattacgaCGGACAATGTCaatttttctggaaaaaaaactttttttttaataaatcgaCGATGTCTGTCGTTTTTTATTCATCATGTATTCTTCACTGAAGAACAAAAATCGACGCACAACGTCggttttcaaaaaaataagtaaaattttttTCTCCCTAAAAGCGACGTTGTCTGTCGAAAAAATAACAACGCAGACCGTCGTTTTCAAAAACCAATGCCCCTTTTTGAGACGGAAAAAAAAGCGACGGATTTTCGTTGCTTTTGTCCAAAAAAACGATGTTGGTCGTcgcttttttgcatttttttagtagtgactcCACCAAGttggttaaaaatattttctgagccgaggatctatcgaaaatagtctctTTACTTTATTCAAGGTAGTggtgtacactttaccctcctcaaacctcactttatgaaaatacacttggtatgttgttgttgtagttgtcaAAGATAACATCAGCAAGTTTGCCAAAAAGAAGGTTTAACACCTTCGTAAATTGGTGTTATTCTTTGTGATTCCCATTGCATTACTCAGGTGAAAAATAGATCCGGTAGCACGATTCTCAGAATTTTGAAGGCTCATGGACTTGCTTCTTTGATTCTCGAGGGTCTCTACCaccttattaaaaaaatagttgcaAGTCGAAATCATTTTGATAGAAACTGAAAAGGCAAGGATTCCAAGTTTATTGTTGATTCTTGTTGAGGGTAGGATTCACTAACTTGGTTACTgcaataagaaaaagaaaaaacttgttGGGGACATTCGGAGTGCAACTTTCTTTGTCAAGTCATATCTTAGAAATTCGAAGTGTAACATTTTTTATGTATGCCCTACATAATGAAATCAcacaaaattaatttataaattcaaGATAAAACATGAGTGGGGTCGATTGAGAGCATAcactgacattcaagaaaagttCTACTAGCACatctaatatataataattaatcaaacTAAAGAATAACCTAACAAAAATTTATCAAAGTCATATTTGTTTGTGATACATATaaacaaaaattattgaaaaacagTTATATTTGCCCACACAAAAGTTGAAACAAATAAGTATTCTACCATATGTCCACATCACATCAAAACAGAAAATTTACAATTCGTTTAC
Proteins encoded:
- the LOC124889237 gene encoding uncharacterized protein LOC124889237 — translated: MNLYATCLNLVQPSLHRRNQIKFGSKKWWEEKKGKSYGFGSQNELRRLRAGWVGIGSSRQVEAIDGVQLVALSQQITDLSRAFAQSVAQNEVMSKTVEELKKQVVSMSHHRHRSPSPDSSSKEETESDEFVDPTP